The following proteins are encoded in a genomic region of Alistipes shahii WAL 8301:
- a CDS encoding (Fe-S)-binding protein, whose amino-acid sequence MTFYAPFCLPFIIGAAVMFAVLAWKWGTWLYRLPRADKKRILFGLPTRRTFGAAWEVVSESLLHRRIFRVNPLLGYMHMSLAFGWFLLIAVGWAETIAYLGFRYVPLQGHVFFKYFATGLEHKPFFDFTMDLLLLFVLSGVALAWGKRLYSRAMGMRRTTKHVPGDRVALSALWFVFPARLVAESATCALYGGGGFLTGSLGEWMSGHIGVMPLMNLETAAWWFYSSCLGVFFVALPFSRYMHIFTEIPLIFLRRYNLRSGEKESSYDNFQVEACSRCGICIDPCQLQSVLGVDDVQSVYFLRDRRYNMLRLQTADNCLMCGRCAEKCPVGIDLNTLRVNSRDKMHNVPDERRYGYFKGLDRSEGAGKVGYFAGCMTLLTPRTMSAMSAIFEAAGEEVWWADREGGVCCGRPLKLAGETDSARKMMKYNADLFRKHGITTLVTSCPICLKVFREDYDLPGIEILHHSEYILRLIRAGRLSLEHGATRFTYHDPCELGRGSGIYDEPRAVIEAVGELLEPASTRENALCCGSSVANTAISDGQQVQIARSVAAQLDATGAEVIVTACPLCKKAIGRGTKGEVRDLAEIVVAAIK is encoded by the coding sequence ATGACTTTCTACGCGCCATTCTGTCTGCCGTTCATCATCGGCGCTGCGGTGATGTTCGCCGTCCTGGCCTGGAAGTGGGGGACGTGGCTCTACCGCCTGCCCCGCGCCGACAAGAAACGGATTCTGTTCGGACTGCCGACGCGCCGCACCTTCGGGGCGGCGTGGGAGGTGGTGAGCGAGTCGCTGCTCCACCGCCGCATCTTCCGGGTCAACCCCCTGCTGGGGTACATGCACATGTCGCTGGCTTTCGGCTGGTTCCTGCTGATCGCCGTGGGGTGGGCCGAGACGATCGCCTATCTGGGCTTCCGCTACGTGCCGTTGCAGGGACACGTCTTTTTCAAGTATTTCGCCACAGGGCTGGAGCACAAGCCGTTCTTCGATTTCACGATGGACCTCCTGCTGCTGTTCGTCCTCTCGGGCGTGGCGCTGGCCTGGGGCAAGCGTCTCTACTCCCGGGCGATGGGCATGCGGCGCACGACGAAGCACGTCCCGGGCGACCGGGTGGCCTTGTCGGCGCTGTGGTTCGTGTTCCCGGCGCGTCTGGTGGCCGAAAGCGCCACGTGCGCGCTTTACGGCGGCGGGGGATTCCTCACCGGGAGCCTCGGGGAGTGGATGTCCGGGCATATCGGCGTGATGCCGCTGATGAATCTCGAAACCGCGGCGTGGTGGTTCTATTCCTCGTGCCTCGGCGTGTTCTTCGTGGCGCTGCCGTTCTCGCGTTACATGCATATTTTCACGGAGATACCCCTCATCTTCCTGCGCCGTTACAACCTGCGCTCGGGCGAAAAGGAGTCTTCCTACGATAATTTCCAGGTCGAGGCCTGCTCGCGCTGCGGCATCTGCATCGACCCCTGCCAGTTGCAGAGCGTGCTGGGCGTCGACGACGTGCAGTCGGTCTACTTCCTGCGCGACCGCCGTTACAACATGCTGCGCCTCCAGACGGCCGACAACTGCCTGATGTGCGGCCGCTGTGCCGAGAAATGCCCCGTCGGCATTGATCTCAACACGCTCCGCGTCAACTCGCGCGACAAGATGCACAACGTGCCCGACGAACGCCGCTACGGCTATTTCAAGGGTCTCGACCGCTCCGAAGGTGCGGGCAAGGTGGGCTATTTTGCGGGCTGCATGACCCTGCTGACGCCGCGCACGATGTCGGCGATGTCGGCGATCTTCGAGGCCGCGGGCGAGGAGGTCTGGTGGGCCGACCGCGAAGGCGGCGTCTGCTGCGGCCGGCCGCTCAAACTGGCCGGCGAGACCGATTCGGCGCGCAAGATGATGAAATACAATGCCGACCTGTTCCGTAAGCACGGCATCACAACGCTCGTCACGTCGTGCCCGATCTGCCTCAAGGTCTTCCGCGAGGATTACGACCTGCCGGGTATCGAGATCCTGCACCATTCGGAATATATCCTGCGGTTGATTCGTGCGGGCCGCCTTTCGCTGGAGCATGGCGCGACGCGCTTCACCTACCACGACCCCTGCGAACTGGGGCGCGGCAGCGGCATCTACGACGAGCCGCGTGCGGTGATCGAAGCCGTGGGCGAATTGCTCGAACCCGCCTCGACGCGCGAGAACGCCCTCTGCTGCGGCTCCTCGGTGGCCAATACGGCCATCTCCGACGGCCAGCAGGTGCAGATCGCCCGGTCGGTCGCCGCGCAGCTCGACGCCACGGGGGCCGAGGTGATCGTCACCGCCTGCCCGCTCTGCAAAAAGGCCATCGGCCGCGGCACGAAGGGCGAGGTGCGCGATCTGGCGGAGATCGTGGTTGCAGCCATAAAATAA
- a CDS encoding 4Fe-4S dicluster domain-containing protein, with amino-acid sequence MAAINFGYTISKPRAIDIDRNNLRKSDEILREMPELQTCIGCGACTAVCTAGNLTEFNFRKVHTLVRRGEYQGAYEEMNKCMLCGKCRLVCPRGINTRGVVMLIKRKLGDF; translated from the coding sequence ATGGCGGCGATCAATTTCGGATACACCATTTCGAAGCCCCGGGCCATCGACATCGACCGCAACAACCTGCGCAAGAGCGACGAGATCCTGCGCGAGATGCCCGAGTTGCAGACCTGCATCGGCTGCGGGGCCTGCACGGCGGTCTGCACGGCGGGCAACCTCACGGAGTTCAATTTCCGCAAGGTCCACACGTTGGTGCGCCGCGGCGAATACCAGGGGGCCTACGAGGAGATGAACAAGTGCATGCTGTGCGGCAAATGCCGGCTGGTGTGCCCGCGCGGCATCAATACGCGCGGCGTGGTGATGCTTATCAAACGTAAACTGGGGGATTTCTGA
- a CDS encoding FAD-dependent oxidoreductase has protein sequence MKKRVIIIGGGVAGMQTALRLAEQGVSPVIIEKEAELGGKLRGWHVLFPSFTPAQEVLTELRRRVNESGIEVMTSTEVAGFTKESVTLADGRTLPCDSVVVASGFTLFDASIKEEYGYGIYDNVFTTADIERMLNEGRVAKADGSRPRRIAFLHCVGSRDEKVCQQHCSKVCCITGVKQAMEMKQLFPEADVFNFYMDIRMFGPGYEEMYREAQQRYNIHFLRGRISEASPTIDGRVQIKAEDTLTGRPLRMSVDMLVLIVGMRANDDNEAFAAGAGLNRAPSGFLAPRDMFLGNVKSNVDGIFYAGTITAPKNIGESLNEGIAAADAAAKYVEA, from the coding sequence ATGAAAAAACGAGTTATCATTATAGGCGGCGGCGTTGCGGGCATGCAGACGGCCCTGCGTCTGGCGGAACAGGGCGTCAGCCCGGTCATCATCGAGAAAGAGGCCGAACTGGGCGGCAAGCTCCGGGGCTGGCACGTGCTGTTCCCGTCGTTCACCCCGGCGCAGGAGGTGCTGACCGAGTTGCGCCGCAGGGTCAACGAGAGCGGCATCGAGGTGATGACCTCCACGGAGGTCGCGGGCTTCACGAAGGAGAGCGTCACGCTCGCCGACGGGCGGACGCTGCCGTGCGATTCGGTGGTCGTGGCCAGCGGCTTCACGCTCTTCGATGCCTCGATCAAGGAGGAGTACGGCTACGGCATCTACGACAACGTCTTCACGACGGCCGACATCGAGCGCATGTTGAACGAGGGGCGCGTGGCCAAGGCCGACGGATCGCGCCCCAGGCGCATCGCCTTCCTGCACTGCGTGGGTTCGCGCGACGAGAAGGTCTGCCAGCAGCACTGCTCGAAGGTGTGCTGCATCACGGGCGTCAAGCAGGCCATGGAGATGAAACAGCTCTTCCCCGAGGCCGACGTTTTCAATTTTTACATGGACATCCGCATGTTCGGTCCCGGTTACGAGGAGATGTACCGCGAGGCGCAGCAGAGATACAACATCCACTTCCTGCGCGGACGCATTTCGGAGGCCAGCCCGACGATCGACGGACGGGTGCAGATCAAGGCCGAGGACACGCTGACGGGCCGCCCCCTGCGCATGAGCGTCGACATGCTGGTGCTGATCGTGGGCATGCGGGCCAACGACGACAACGAAGCGTTTGCCGCAGGCGCCGGGCTGAACCGCGCTCCGAGCGGCTTTCTGGCTCCGCGCGACATGTTTCTCGGCAATGTGAAGAGCAACGTCGACGGCATTTTCTACGCCGGGACCATTACGGCGCCCAAGAACATCGGCGAGTCGTTGAACGAGGGCATCGCCGCAGCCGACGCCGCGGCCAAATACGTGGAGGCATAG
- a CDS encoding CoB--CoM heterodisulfide reductase iron-sulfur subunit B family protein, with the protein MTMKRKSWQDYQKEIADDHYYYARSCIRQNFFPGSEKLFIDMLRNDLGKDLSDDPKHSSCTGIGYHSDIVPLETIMTVVARQFALMGEAGYENLVTSCITSFGVYTEILATWHEFPETEEKTRENLWKATRREFKKPASLAHTSDVVFHFREEIAARAKKRLVNAATGEPLKVVEHIGCHYAKIFPKSGIGGSEFPYVLAGMVESWGGECVDYPERRHCCGFGFRNYLVQANRGYSIANSHKKLESMAPYKPDFIVANCPGCAMFLDKWQYAIAEMEGTTYGQNGHGIPVLTYEEMAGLVLGYDPWELGMQMHQVDVEPLLDKMGVEYDPAAKYLGRNGKYIGKPESAVVNCCPTDTIYDIRE; encoded by the coding sequence ATGACGATGAAGCGAAAGAGTTGGCAGGACTACCAGAAGGAGATCGCCGACGACCACTATTATTACGCGCGCAGCTGCATCCGGCAGAATTTCTTCCCGGGCAGCGAGAAGCTGTTTATCGACATGCTGCGCAACGACCTGGGCAAGGACCTCTCGGACGACCCCAAGCACTCGTCGTGCACGGGGATCGGCTACCATTCGGACATCGTGCCGCTGGAGACGATTATGACCGTCGTGGCGCGGCAGTTCGCGCTGATGGGCGAGGCGGGGTATGAGAACCTCGTGACTTCGTGCATCACCTCGTTCGGCGTTTACACGGAGATTCTGGCCACGTGGCACGAGTTCCCCGAGACGGAGGAGAAGACGCGCGAGAATCTCTGGAAGGCGACCCGGCGCGAGTTCAAGAAGCCCGCGAGCCTGGCCCACACGTCGGATGTCGTGTTCCATTTCCGCGAAGAGATCGCCGCGCGGGCCAAAAAACGGCTCGTCAACGCCGCGACGGGCGAACCGCTGAAGGTCGTCGAGCACATCGGCTGCCACTACGCCAAGATATTTCCGAAATCCGGGATCGGAGGATCGGAGTTCCCCTATGTGCTGGCCGGCATGGTCGAGTCGTGGGGTGGCGAGTGCGTCGACTATCCCGAACGCCGCCATTGCTGCGGATTCGGGTTCCGCAACTACCTCGTGCAGGCCAACCGCGGCTATTCGATCGCCAACTCGCACAAGAAACTGGAGAGCATGGCGCCCTACAAGCCCGATTTCATCGTGGCCAACTGTCCGGGCTGCGCGATGTTCCTCGACAAATGGCAGTACGCCATCGCCGAGATGGAGGGCACGACCTACGGCCAGAACGGCCACGGAATCCCGGTGCTGACCTACGAGGAGATGGCCGGGCTGGTGCTGGGCTACGACCCCTGGGAGCTGGGCATGCAGATGCACCAGGTCGACGTGGAACCCCTGCTGGACAAGATGGGCGTCGAGTACGATCCCGCGGCCAAGTATCTGGGCCGCAACGGGAAATATATCGGAAAACCCGAGTCGGCGGTGGTCAACTGCTGCCCGACGGATACGATTTACGACATCAGAGAATAA
- a CDS encoding 4Fe-4S dicluster domain-containing protein, whose amino-acid sequence MGKYFDMLMEDVRMKEGLHSCMNCGVCTGVCPAAEFYNYDPRQIVSIVQTRDDEAIERLLKSDTIWYCGECMSCRPRCPRGNTPGYVIQALRTLSQKLGFFVESEKGRQQLALKRIIGENILRTGYCIVPRLVKPDLHPEQGTVWKWIYDNDREIYGQFTPVYMRHGAGALRRLDEESLAEINEIFKVSGGSEMFDTIERHSDRKAREMGYEEGADQQYMMDVFLSNSNEHY is encoded by the coding sequence ATGGGGAAGTATTTCGATATGCTCATGGAGGATGTGCGGATGAAGGAGGGTCTTCACTCGTGCATGAACTGCGGGGTCTGCACGGGCGTCTGCCCGGCGGCCGAGTTCTATAACTACGACCCCCGTCAGATCGTCTCCATCGTGCAGACGCGCGACGACGAGGCCATCGAGCGGCTTTTGAAGAGCGACACCATCTGGTACTGCGGCGAGTGCATGTCGTGCCGTCCGCGCTGTCCGCGGGGCAATACGCCGGGCTATGTGATCCAGGCGCTGCGCACGCTGTCGCAGAAACTGGGCTTCTTCGTCGAGAGCGAGAAGGGTCGCCAGCAGCTGGCCCTGAAACGCATTATCGGCGAGAACATCCTCCGCACGGGCTACTGCATCGTCCCGCGGCTGGTGAAACCCGACCTGCATCCCGAGCAGGGGACCGTCTGGAAATGGATCTACGACAACGACCGGGAGATTTACGGCCAGTTCACGCCCGTCTACATGCGCCACGGCGCCGGGGCCTTGCGCCGTCTGGACGAGGAGTCGCTCGCCGAGATCAACGAGATATTCAAGGTCAGCGGCGGCAGCGAGATGTTCGACACCATCGAGCGGCATTCCGACCGCAAGGCCCGCGAAATGGGCTACGAGGAGGGCGCCGACCAGCAGTACATGATGGATGTCTTCCTTTCGAACAGCAACGAACATTATTGA
- a CDS encoding dihydrofolate reductase, which produces MISLIVAVAENGVIGDRNALLWHISEDLRHFKAVTTGHPVVMGRKTWESLGRPLPNRTNVVITRQNIEIPGCTVVHSLEEAVALFPADEEVFVIGGAQIYAAALPLARKFYLTRVFRAYEGDTRFPAWDEREWRLVSSESFSGGKDYPWPFAFELYERR; this is translated from the coding sequence ATGATAAGTTTGATCGTAGCCGTCGCCGAAAACGGCGTTATCGGCGACAGGAACGCCCTGCTGTGGCACATTTCCGAGGACCTCCGGCATTTCAAGGCCGTGACGACGGGCCATCCGGTCGTCATGGGCCGCAAAACCTGGGAGTCGCTCGGGCGTCCGCTTCCCAACCGGACGAACGTCGTCATCACGCGTCAGAATATCGAGATCCCCGGCTGCACGGTGGTCCACTCGCTCGAAGAGGCCGTCGCGCTGTTTCCCGCGGACGAGGAGGTGTTCGTCATCGGCGGGGCGCAGATCTATGCCGCGGCGCTGCCGCTGGCCCGGAAGTTCTACCTCACACGGGTCTTCCGCGCCTACGAGGGCGACACGCGTTTCCCGGCGTGGGACGAGCGCGAATGGCGGCTGGTGTCGTCGGAGTCGTTCTCCGGCGGGAAAGATTACCCCTGGCCGTTTGCCTTCGAGCTTTACGAACGGCGCTAA
- a CDS encoding HAD family hydrolase — translation MNILIPTVSPESVEALVFDLGGVLLDVQLQRTLRAFEALDIRGLGAAEVINGNRACFRDLELGLITQEEFAEAVRRTFPAVAAIPDEQLLEAWNAMLMPFDVQRVELLRELGKRCPVYLLSNTNLPHRIRFRESFRERFGGSFDELFVRCFYSDELHLRKPDPEIYRSVARQIGTPPGKLLFIDDNAANVSAARGEGWQACHLTGGITVTDLFEL, via the coding sequence ATGAATATCCTGATTCCGACCGTTTCGCCCGAAAGCGTCGAGGCCCTTGTTTTCGATCTGGGAGGCGTCCTGCTCGACGTGCAGCTGCAACGCACGCTCCGGGCTTTCGAGGCGCTGGACATCCGCGGACTGGGAGCCGCCGAGGTCATCAACGGGAACAGGGCGTGTTTCCGCGACCTCGAACTGGGACTTATCACGCAGGAGGAGTTCGCGGAGGCTGTGCGGCGGACGTTTCCCGCCGTTGCCGCCATCCCCGACGAGCAGCTGCTGGAGGCGTGGAACGCCATGCTGATGCCGTTCGACGTGCAGCGCGTGGAGTTGCTCCGGGAACTGGGGAAGCGTTGCCCGGTCTACCTGTTGAGCAACACCAACCTGCCCCACCGCATCCGCTTCCGGGAGTCGTTCCGCGAGCGTTTCGGCGGGAGCTTCGACGAACTGTTCGTGCGGTGTTTCTACTCCGACGAACTGCATCTGCGCAAACCCGACCCGGAAATTTACCGGAGCGTCGCCCGGCAGATCGGGACCCCGCCCGGAAAACTGCTCTTCATCGACGACAACGCCGCCAACGTCTCCGCGGCCCGCGGCGAGGGATGGCAGGCCTGTCACCTGACGGGCGGAATAACCGTAACAGACCTTTTCGAATTATGA
- the thyA gene encoding thymidylate synthase, producing MKQYLDLLRRIKTEGVVRGDRTGTGTKGVFGHQMRFDLSEGFPLLTTKKVFLKGVIHELLWFLRGDTNIKYLVDNGVHIWDNDAYRHYNELCVRHGVLPVGRETFLASAGVESPIEGYRFGDLNHVYGYQWRSWPRPDGGVVDQIAQAAGLIRTNPESRRIVVSAWNVAEIDAMALPPCHVLFQFYVAGGRLSCQLYQRSADTFLGVPFNIASYALLTCMMAQVCGLQPGEFIHTLGDTHLYLNHLEQVDEQLSREPRPLPKLRLNPAVKSVFDFRYEDFTLEGYDPWPAIKAPMSF from the coding sequence GTGAAACAATACCTCGATCTGTTGCGCCGGATCAAGACGGAAGGCGTCGTGCGGGGCGACCGCACGGGAACCGGGACCAAGGGGGTCTTCGGCCACCAGATGCGTTTCGACCTGTCGGAGGGCTTTCCGCTGCTGACGACCAAAAAGGTGTTCCTCAAGGGGGTTATCCACGAACTGCTGTGGTTTCTGCGGGGCGACACCAACATCAAATATCTGGTGGACAACGGCGTCCATATCTGGGACAACGACGCCTACCGCCACTACAACGAACTGTGCGTGCGCCACGGGGTGCTGCCCGTCGGCCGGGAGACGTTCCTCGCCTCGGCGGGCGTCGAGTCGCCGATCGAAGGCTACCGCTTCGGCGACCTGAACCATGTCTACGGCTACCAGTGGCGTTCGTGGCCCCGGCCCGACGGGGGCGTCGTCGACCAGATCGCGCAGGCCGCCGGGCTGATCCGCACCAATCCCGAATCGCGGCGCATCGTGGTCTCGGCGTGGAACGTCGCCGAGATCGACGCGATGGCCCTGCCGCCGTGCCATGTGCTGTTCCAGTTCTACGTGGCCGGGGGGCGTCTCTCGTGCCAGCTGTACCAGCGCAGCGCCGACACGTTCCTCGGCGTGCCGTTCAACATCGCCTCCTACGCCCTGCTGACCTGCATGATGGCGCAGGTGTGCGGCTTGCAGCCCGGCGAGTTCATCCATACGCTGGGCGACACGCACCTCTATCTGAACCATCTGGAGCAGGTCGACGAGCAGCTTTCGCGCGAGCCGCGTCCGCTGCCGAAACTGCGGCTGAACCCCGCCGTGAAGTCGGTCTTCGACTTCCGTTACGAAGATTTCACGCTCGAAGGCTACGACCCGTGGCCCGCGATCAAGGCCCCGATGTCGTTTTAA
- a CDS encoding UDP-2,3-diacylglucosamine diphosphatase gives MYYFASDIHLGAGDAATARAVERRFVAWLDDAARDAEAIFLVGDIFDFWFEYRRVVPKGFVRTLGKLAELTDRGVRVVFFTGNHDMWVGDYLARECGLEIHTSPEVMTLSGKKVFIAHGDNMKIDGQPMLKFLNRIFRSRTLRWLFSWGVHPDWALRFGHWWSGRSRKGHGEEAARGASLTEPYTGSSEPHTEPLVEYAREYSRTHAVDLFVFGHMHFPRDCREGRLHVVNLGCWAENPSYAVLDAAGELTLKMPGKTSV, from the coding sequence ATGTATTATTTCGCATCCGACATCCACCTGGGAGCCGGCGATGCCGCGACGGCACGGGCGGTCGAAAGACGCTTCGTGGCGTGGCTCGACGACGCGGCCCGGGATGCGGAGGCGATCTTTCTGGTCGGGGACATCTTCGATTTCTGGTTCGAATACCGCCGTGTGGTCCCCAAGGGCTTCGTGCGGACGCTGGGCAAGCTGGCCGAATTGACCGACCGGGGCGTGCGGGTGGTCTTCTTCACGGGCAACCACGACATGTGGGTCGGCGACTATCTGGCGCGCGAGTGCGGGCTGGAGATCCACACCTCGCCCGAGGTGATGACCCTCTCGGGCAAAAAGGTCTTCATCGCCCACGGCGACAACATGAAAATCGACGGGCAGCCGATGCTCAAGTTTCTGAACCGCATTTTCCGTTCGCGGACGTTGAGGTGGCTCTTTTCGTGGGGCGTGCATCCCGACTGGGCGCTGCGCTTCGGCCATTGGTGGAGCGGCAGGTCGCGCAAGGGGCACGGCGAGGAGGCGGCCCGCGGGGCGTCGCTGACCGAACCCTACACGGGGTCTTCCGAGCCGCACACCGAGCCGCTGGTCGAGTATGCCCGCGAGTATTCCCGGACGCATGCGGTCGATCTCTTCGTTTTCGGACACATGCACTTCCCGCGCGACTGCCGCGAAGGGCGGCTGCACGTGGTGAACCTCGGCTGCTGGGCCGAAAATCCCTCCTACGCCGTGCTGGACGCGGCGGGGGAGCTGACGCTGAAAATGCCGGGCAAGACCTCGGTTTAG
- a CDS encoding TlpA disulfide reductase family protein — protein MNKQTLFVTLTTAALMCGCQSSKVKISGRFVGGDAKNIYLEQVLPLTQSVVDSAALAPDGSYRMELTGVAKTPSLYNVIYDGERIPLLLAGGDRLTLGSVGSVIRNYTVEGSSESELLRQFYQAFVTGAQQLENMGTEFARKLTDEERKSLIKEYTAEYYRIRREQLRFIIEHKASLAAVYALYQRLPGDTYLFNGDSDVVYYRTVAEALQESYPESPYLQSLQAEIARMDARISLTSQITEARHPDLELTDIYGKKIRLSSLAGKVVLLDFWSAELGSSNALNADLKELYRKYADAPVGFEVYQVAVDTSKPLWITAVQEQQLPWISVSDLRGRSSVALGLYNVQRLPANFLIDKEGTIVAKNIYGKSLEAKLDELTK, from the coding sequence ATGAACAAGCAAACGCTTTTCGTAACGCTCACGACGGCCGCCCTGATGTGTGGCTGCCAGTCGTCGAAAGTGAAGATTTCAGGCCGCTTCGTCGGCGGCGACGCGAAAAATATCTATCTGGAGCAGGTTCTTCCGCTGACGCAGTCGGTCGTGGATTCGGCGGCGCTGGCCCCCGACGGCAGCTACCGCATGGAACTCACGGGCGTGGCGAAGACCCCTTCCTTATACAATGTGATCTACGACGGCGAGCGCATTCCGCTGCTTCTGGCCGGCGGCGACAGGCTGACGCTCGGTTCCGTGGGCAGCGTCATCCGCAACTATACGGTGGAGGGTTCCTCCGAGTCGGAGTTGTTGCGACAGTTCTACCAGGCCTTCGTCACGGGGGCGCAGCAGCTGGAGAACATGGGCACGGAATTCGCGCGCAAACTCACGGACGAGGAGCGCAAGTCGCTGATCAAGGAGTATACGGCCGAATACTACCGCATCCGCCGCGAGCAGCTGCGGTTCATCATCGAGCACAAGGCGTCGCTGGCGGCGGTCTACGCCCTCTACCAGCGGCTTCCGGGCGACACGTACCTGTTCAACGGCGACAGCGACGTGGTCTACTACCGCACGGTTGCCGAGGCGTTGCAGGAGAGCTACCCCGAATCGCCCTACCTGCAATCGTTGCAGGCCGAGATCGCCCGCATGGACGCCCGCATCAGCCTCACGTCGCAGATCACCGAGGCGCGCCATCCGGACCTCGAACTGACGGACATCTACGGCAAGAAGATCCGTCTCTCGTCGCTGGCCGGAAAGGTCGTGCTGCTGGATTTCTGGTCGGCGGAACTGGGGTCGAGCAACGCGCTGAACGCCGATCTGAAGGAACTCTATCGGAAATATGCCGACGCACCCGTCGGGTTCGAGGTCTACCAGGTGGCCGTCGATACGTCGAAACCGCTGTGGATCACCGCCGTGCAGGAGCAGCAGCTGCCGTGGATCTCGGTCAGCGACCTGCGCGGGCGTTCGTCCGTGGCCCTCGGGCTTTACAACGTGCAGCGGCTCCCGGCCAACTTCCTGATCGACAAGGAGGGGACGATCGTGGCCAAGAACATCTACGGCAAGAGCCTCGAAGCGAAACTGGACGAGCTGACAAAATAG
- a CDS encoding DUF4290 domain-containing protein, which translates to MKKNYNYTRRKLYLPEYGRHIQEMIDSLLEIEDRRERNRQARAVIAVMGNLNPLLRDTADFTHKLWDHLFIMSDFQLDVDSPYPQPSRQELTASPRRMTYSQGRITYKHYGKYVERMIRGLADERNPRTVSRTVDNLARYMRTKSYEYNQEHPNNEVIVKDIKRMSGGAIQIDEVALNNLRSDYKQPFSARLQKGAQQHRQPHQQQRQQKNRSQQPYRNFTKNNGPHRNSSK; encoded by the coding sequence ATGAAAAAGAATTACAATTACACACGACGCAAGTTGTACCTGCCCGAGTACGGGCGCCATATCCAGGAGATGATCGACTCGCTGCTGGAGATCGAGGACCGCCGCGAGCGCAACCGGCAGGCGCGGGCCGTGATTGCCGTGATGGGCAATCTGAACCCCCTGCTGCGCGACACGGCCGATTTCACCCACAAACTCTGGGACCACCTTTTCATCATGTCTGATTTCCAGCTCGATGTGGACTCTCCCTACCCGCAGCCCTCGCGTCAGGAGCTGACCGCATCGCCCCGCCGGATGACCTATTCCCAGGGGCGGATCACCTATAAGCACTACGGCAAATACGTCGAGCGTATGATCCGCGGCCTGGCCGACGAGCGCAACCCGCGGACGGTCTCGCGCACGGTGGACAATCTGGCCCGCTACATGCGCACGAAGAGCTACGAATACAACCAGGAGCACCCCAACAACGAAGTGATCGTAAAAGACATCAAGCGCATGTCCGGGGGAGCGATCCAAATCGACGAAGTTGCCTTGAACAATCTCCGAAGCGACTATAAACAGCCCTTTTCGGCGCGTCTCCAAAAGGGGGCGCAGCAGCACCGGCAGCCCCACCAGCAGCAGCGGCAGCAGAAAAACCGCAGCCAGCAGCCCTACCGCAATTTCACGAAAAACAACGGGCCGCACCGCAATTCGTCGAAATAA